A region from the Maniola jurtina chromosome 20, ilManJurt1.1, whole genome shotgun sequence genome encodes:
- the LOC123875901 gene encoding NADH dehydrogenase [ubiquinone] 1 alpha subcomplex subunit 11 isoform X3 — MLSYKYYDTPEGHDVFKKTIVTGKYAALVGLGTATADVLMYSHPKGFFNTGFRYAYFIGPLVGMATAFTVTANYAHNIRGKDDKINYFLGGVASGAVFGAWQRSLSIGVPTAVLLGVVAITKKMSIEDNWSLFPGFNPASKSIKSVKHDWTLVKDLDELKTWTKGKR; from the exons atgctGTCCTACAAATACTACGACACTCCAGAGGGACACGATGTGTTTAAAAAGACAATCGTAACAGGCAAATACGCGGCGCTAGTGGGGCTGGGTACCGCTACAGCGGATGTTTTGATGTACTCTCATCCAAAGGGATTCTTTAACACTGGTTTCCGTTATGCTTACTTTATTGGACCCTTAGTGGGTATGGCAACAGCTTTTACTGTGACTGCTAACTATGCTCACAACATACGAGGAAAGGACGAtaag ATTAACTACTTCTTAGGCGGTGTAGCATCTGGAGCAGTCTTTGGTGCATGGCAGAGGTCGCTAAGCATCGGAGTCCCTACAGCAGTGCTTCTGGGAGTGGTAGCCATCACTAAGAAGATGAGCATAGAGGATAACTGGAGTCTCTTCCCAGGGTTCAATCCCGCTTCCAAATCTATCAAGTCTGTGAAACATGATTGGACCTTGGTCAAAGACCTTGATGAATTGAAGACCTGGACTAAGGGTAAGAGATGA
- the LOC123875900 gene encoding F-actin-capping protein subunit alpha codes for MAADGDDVISDQEKVRIVSDFILHSPPGEFNEVFNDVRVLLNNDTLLKEGASGAFAQYNKDQLTPVRLEGSELHTLVTDHNDLGGGRFFDPRSKRSFRYDHLRKEASEYEPYEPDRVAEPWRAALDVELTNYVAEHYKHGASLVVGRALDSGTVSLVACIEDHQFQPKNYWNGRWRSVWSLTVGGGAPATELRGMLRVQVHYYEDGNVQLVSSKEVRAPLIASGEVAAAKEFVRLVCEAENSYQTAISDNYKTMSDTTFKALRRQLPVTRSKIDWARLVSYTIGKELKSQ; via the coding sequence ATGGCGGCGGACGGTGACGATGTGATTAGTGATCAGGAAAAAGTTAGAATTGTTTCGGATTTTATACTACATTCACCACCGGGAGAGTTCAACGAAGTGTTCAATGATGTGAGGGTATTGCTGAACAACGATACCCTGCTCAAGGAGGGCGCGAGCGGTGCCTTCGCGCAGTACAACAAGGACCAGCTCACGCCCGTGCGCCTCGAGGGCTCCGAGCTGCACACGCTCGTCACCGACCACAACGACCTCGGCGGCGGACGGTTCTTCGACCCGCGGTCGAAGCGCTCCTTCAGGTATGACCACTTGCGCAAGGAGGCGTCGGAGTACGAGCCGTACGAGCCCGACCGGGTGGCGGAGCCCTGGCGGGCGGCGCTCGACGTCGAGCTGACGAATTACGTCGCGGAGCACTACAAGCACGGCGCGAGCTTGGTAGTGGGGCGAGCGCTCGACTCGGGGACGGTGTCGCTGGTCGCGTGCATCGAGGATCATCAGTTCCAGCCCAAGAACTACTGGAACGGACGGTGGCGATCCGTATGGTCGCTGACTGTGGGCGGAGGGGCTCCGGCCACGGAGCTGCGTGGGATGCTGCGTGTCCAGGTGCACTACTACGAGGACGGGAACGTTCAGCTCGTGAGCTCCAAAGAAGTCCGCGCGCCTCTCATCGCGAGCGGCGAGGTGGCCGCCGCCAAGGAGTTCGTCCGGCTGGTGTGCGAGGCGGAGAACTCGTACCAGACGGCCATCTCGGACAACTACAAGACGATGAGCGACACGACGTTCAAGGCGCTGCGCCGCCAGCTGCCCGTGACGCGGAGCAAGATCGACTGGGCGCGCCTCGTCTCGTACACCATCGGCAAGGAGCTCAAAAGCCAATGA
- the LOC123875901 gene encoding NADH dehydrogenase [ubiquinone] 1 alpha subcomplex subunit 11 isoform X2, giving the protein MLSYKYYDTPEGHDVFKKTIVTGKYAALVGLGTATADVLMYSHPKGFFNTGFRYAYFIGPLVGMATAFTVTANYAHNIRGKDDKINYFLGGVASGAVFGAWQRSLSIGVPTAVLLGVVAITKKMSIEDNWSLFPGFNPASKSIKSVKHDWTLVKDLDELKTWTKGN; this is encoded by the exons atgctGTCCTACAAATACTACGACACTCCAGAGGGACACGATGTGTTTAAAAAGACAATCGTAACAGGCAAATACGCGGCGCTAGTGGGGCTGGGTACCGCTACAGCGGATGTTTTGATGTACTCTCATCCAAAGGGATTCTTTAACACTGGTTTCCGTTATGCTTACTTTATTGGACCCTTAGTGGGTATGGCAACAGCTTTTACTGTGACTGCTAACTATGCTCACAACATACGAGGAAAGGACGAtaag ATTAACTACTTCTTAGGCGGTGTAGCATCTGGAGCAGTCTTTGGTGCATGGCAGAGGTCGCTAAGCATCGGAGTCCCTACAGCAGTGCTTCTGGGAGTGGTAGCCATCACTAAGAAGATGAGCATAGAGGATAACTGGAGTCTCTTCCCAGGGTTCAATCCCGCTTCCAAATCTATCAAGTCTGTGAAACATGATTGGACCTTGGTCAAAGACCTTGATGAATTGAAGACCTGGACTAAGGG TAACTAA
- the LOC123875901 gene encoding NADH dehydrogenase [ubiquinone] 1 alpha subcomplex subunit 11 isoform X1: MLSYKYYDTPEGHDVFKKTIVTGKYAALVGLGTATADVLMYSHPKGFFNTGFRYAYFIGPLVGMATAFTVTANYAHNIRGKDDKINYFLGGVASGAVFGAWQRSLSIGVPTAVLLGVVAITKKMSIEDNWSLFPGFNPASKSIKSVKHDWTLVKDLDELKTWTKGN; encoded by the exons atgctGTCCTACAAATACTACGACACTCCAGAGGGACACGATGTGTTTAAAAAGACAATCGTAACAGGCAAATACGCGGCGCTAGTGGGGCTGGGTACCGCTACAGCGGATGTTTTGATGTACTCTCATCCAAAGGGATTCTTTAACACTGGTTTCCGTTATGCTTACTTTATTGGACCCTTAGTGGGTATGGCAACAGCTTTTACTGTGACTGCTAACTATGCTCACAACATACGAGGAAAGGACGAtaag ATTAACTACTTCTTAGGCGGTGTAGCATCTGGAGCAGTCTTTGGTGCATGGCAGAGGTCGCTAAGCATCGGAGTCCCTACAGCAGTGCTTCTGGGAGTGGTAGCCATCACTAAGAAGATGAGCATAGAGGATAACTGGAGTCTCTTCCCAGGGTTCAATCCCGCTTCCAAATCTATCAAGTCTGTGAAACATGATTGGACCTTGGTCAAAGACCTTGATGAATTGAAGACCTGGACTAAGG GTAACTAA